In the genome of Bosea sp. ANAM02, the window CCGCCGCCGACCACGACGAGGCGCTTCGGCACTTCGGTCAGCGCCAGCGCGCCGGTCGAGGAGATCACGTTACCGCCGAAGGGCAGGAAGGGCAGCTCGACCGGGGCCGAACCGGTGGCGATGACGATGGCCTCGGCCTGGATCGTCTTGGGGCCGGTCTCGGTCTCGACGACAACGGTCTTGCCGTCGCGGAAGCGGGCCTTGCCATGGACGATCTTGACCTTCGCCTTGCGCAGCAGGCCGGCGACGCCGTTGTTGAGGCGCTGGACGATGCCGTCCTTCCAGGCCACGGCCTGCTTCAGGTCGAGCTTCGGCTCGGCCGCGATCAGGCCGAAGGGCGTCTTGCCGGCGGCAGCCTCGGCCGCCTTCTCGAACTCCTCGGCGACATGGATCATCGCCTTGGAGGGAATGCAGCCGACATTGAGGCAGGAACCGCCGAGCCTGGTGCTCTCGACGATGACGGTGTCGATGCCGAGCTGGCCGGCGCGGATGGCGCAGACATAGCCGCCGGGACCGGCACCGATGACGAGAAGCTTGCAGGTGATCTCGGTCATGCGTTCGCTCCGCCATCGTAGGGGAGAATTTCTCGCCCCAACCTCGCCGTCATCCCGGGCTTGACCCGGGATCCATGCCGGAGCGTTTCCAAGAAAGGTTCAGGCATGGATCCCGGATATTCGCTTCGCTGCGTCCGGGATGACCCGTTCTGTTCAGACACCACAACCATCGCGTCACATATCCACGAAGAGCGTGGCCGGGTTCTCCAGCAGCTCCTTCAGCCGCTGCACGAAGACGGCGGCATCCCAGCCGTCGATGACGCGGTGGTCGAAGCTGGAGGAGAGGTTCATCATCTTGCGCGGCACGAAGGTGGTGCCGTCCCAGACCGGGCGCACAACCATTTTGTTGACGCCGACGATGGCGACCTCCGGATAGTTGATCACCGGCGTCGTCGCGATGCCGCCGAGCGCGCCGAGCGACGTGATGGTGATGGTCGAGCCGGTCAGTTCGTCGCGCGTGGCGGTACCGTCGCGGCCGCGCTCGGCGAGGCGGGCAAGCTCGATGCCACAGCCCCAAAGATCGCGCGCCTCGGCATGTTTCACCACCGGCACGATCAGGCCGGTCGGCGTCTGCGTGGCGATGCCGATATTGATCGCGGCATGCTGGCGCACGATGCCGGCCTCGTCATCGTAGAGCGCATTCAGCGCCGGCTGCTCGGCGAGCGCCTTGACCATGGCCCGCATCAGGAAGGGCAAGAGAGTCAGCTTGGGCCGCTCCGGCGTCGGCTTCCTGTTCAGCGTCGCGCGCAGGTCCTCCAGGGCCGAGACATTCACCTCCTCGACGATGGTGATGTGCGGGATGCGCGACTTTGACAGCGCCATCTTCTCGGCGATGCGCCGGCGCAGGCCGACGACCTTGACCTCGGTGACGGCGCTCTGCTCGACGAGCCCGCCACCACGAGCGGGCTCCGGACCGCGCAGCAGGAAGGCGTCGATATCCTGATGGGTGACGCGCCCGGCAGGACCCGTGCCCTGGACCTGGCGCAGATCGACCCCGGCCTCGCGTGCCTTCAGGCGCACGGCCGGCGAGGCCAACGGCTTCTCGCCCGGCGCGCGACGCTGGGCGGTGGTCGTATTGGCGCGCGCAGGCTTGGGCGGCGGAGGCGTTGGCGCAGCCGGTTTGGCGGGAGCGCGCTGCCCACTCCGCGAGCCTTCATCCTGAGGAGCCGTTCCGGCAGGAACGGCGTCTCGAAGGATGGTCGCGGAGGCTCCGGTGTCCACTGAAGCATCCTTCGAGACGCCGCTGCGCGGCTCCTCAGGATGAGGGCTCGCGGTGTCGACCTCGCTCTCGACATTCGCCGCAGCAGCACCTTCGCCCGCGACCTTCAGCTTTACGATGGCCGAGCCGATCGCGACGGTGTCGCCGACCTCGGCGCCGACCCAGGTGACCTCGCCCTCCACCGGCGAGGGAATCTCGACCGTCGCCTTGTCGGTCATCACGGCGGCGAGCAGATCGTCCTCGCGGACGATGTCGCCGATCTTGACGTGCCACTCGACGAGTTCGGCTTCCGCGATGCCTTCGCCGACATCCGGCAGCTTGATGATGCGCTCGGCCATCAGCGTGCCTCCATGATATCCAGCAGCGCCTGTCCGAGGCGGGCGGGGCCGGGGAAATAGTCCCATTCCTGCGCATGCGGATAGGGCGTGTCCCAGCCGGTGACGCGCATAACCGGCGCCTCCAGATGGTAGAAGCAGTGTTCCTGCACCAAGGCAGCGAGTTCGCCACCGAAGCCGGAGGTCAGCGTCGCCTCGTGCAGCACGATGCAGCGCCCGGTCTTCCGGACCGAGGCCAGGATCGCCTCCAGATCGAGCGGGACGAGCGTGCGCAGGTCGATGACCTCTGCGTCGACGCCGGTGTCCTCGGCGGCGGCCAGCGCGACATGGACCATGGTGCCATAGGCTAGGATGGTGACGGCCGAACCCTCGCGCCGCGTCGCCGCCTTGCCGAGCGGCACGGTGTAATGGCCCTCCGGCACCTCGGCGAGCTCATGCTTCGACCAGGCCGTGATCGGCCGGTCGTGATGCCCGTCGAAGGGGCCGTTATAGAGCCGCTTCGGCTCCAGGAAGATCACCGGGTCGGGATCCTCGATCGCCGCGATCAGCAGGCCCTTGGCGTCATAGGGGTTGGACGGGACGATCGTCTTGAGGCCCGAGACATGGGTGAAGAGCGCTTCCGGGCTCTGGCTATGGGTCTGGCCGCCGAAGATGCCGCCGCCGGTCGGCATGCGGATCACCAGCGGGCAGGTGAAATCGCCGGCCGAACGGTAGCGCAGGCGCGCGGCCTCCGAGACGATCTGGTCATAGGCCGGGTACATGTAGTCGGCGAACTGGATCTCGATGCAGGGCTTCAGGCCGTAGGACGCCATGCCGATCGCGGTGCCGACGATGCCGGCCTCGCTGATCGGTGCGTCGAAGCAGCGCGAGACCCCGTATTTCTGCTGGAGCCCATGGGTGCAGCGGAAGACGCCGCCGAAGAAGCCGACATCCTCGCCGAAGACCACGACATCGTCGTCGCGGCCCATGGCGACGTCCATCGCGGAGCGGATCGCCTCGATCATCGTCATCCTGGCCATGTCAGAGGACTCCGATGAAGAGGCGGAAGGAGCACTTCGTCATGGTCGGGCTTGTCCCGACCATCCATGTCTTCGCTGGTCGAGCGTCGTGTTCAAGACGTGGATGCTCGCCACAAAGGCGAGCATGACGGCGGAGGTTCGAGCACAAGGTCGCCATCCTCACACCCCGATCTGCTGGCGCTGGCGGCGCAGATGCGGCGGCAGCTCGGCATAGACGTCCTCGAAGATGTCGCGCGCCGAGGGCTTGCCGCCGGAATGCAGGGTGCCGAAACTCTCGGCCTCCTTCTGCGCCGCGATGACGGTCGCGAGGATCTCGGCCTCCGCCTGCTTGTGACGCTCTTCCGACCAGGCGCCGACCGCGATCAGGTGCTGCTTCAGGCGGATCAGCGGATCGCCCAGAGGCCAGTCGTCGGATTCGTGCTTAGGGCGATAGGCGGAGGGGTCGTCCGAGGTGGAATGGGCGCCGGCGCGGTAGGTGACATATTCGACCAGCGTCGGCCCGAGGTTGCGGCGGGCGCGCTCGACCGCCCATTGCGCGACCGCATAGACGGCGAGGTAGTCGTTGCCGTCGACGCGCAAAGCCGGAATTCCGAAGCCGAGGCCGCGCGCCGCAAAGGTGCCGGAGCCGCCGCGCGCGATGCCCTGGAAGGTCGAGATCGCCCACTGGTTGTTGACGACATTGAGCACGACCGGCGCCTTGTAGGTCGAAGCGAAGACGAGCGCGGCGTGGAAATCCGATTCCGCCGTCGAGCCGTCGCCGATCCAGGCGGCTGCGATGCGGGTGTCGTTCTTGATCGCCGAGGCCATCGCCCAGCCGACGGCCTGGACATATTGCGTCGCGAGATTGCCGGAGATCGAGAAGAAGCCGTGCTCCTTGGAGGAGTACATCACCGGCAATTGCCGGCCCTTCATCGGGTCGCGCTCGTTCGAGTAGATCTGGCACATCATGTCGACGAGCGGATAGTCGTGCGCGATCAGCAGGCCGGCCTGACGATAGGTCGGGAAGTTCATGTCGCCGGGCTGGAGCGCGATGCGGAAGGCGCAGCTCACCGCCTCCTCGCCGGTATGCTGCATGTAGAACGATGTCTTGCCCTGGCGCTGCGCCATCTGCATGCGCCCGTCGAAGGTTCGCAGCGTCATCATGTGGCGCAGGCCGCGGATCAGGTCCTCATGCGAGAGATCGGGCACCCAGGGGCCGACCGCCTCGCCCTCGCGGTTGAGCACGCGGATGATCGAATAGGCGAGGTCGCGGATGTCCTTGGGATCGACATCGACCGGCGGGCGCGCGACGGAGCCGGCCTTCGGGATCACGACATGGGAGAAATCCGGCTTCTCGCCCGGACGGCTCGCAGGCTTGGGAACATGAAATTGCAGTGGCTGGGTTGCTGCCGGCGCCTGGCCTGACTTGTCGCTGCTCATGAGCGCCTCCATCCCTGACGCCACCAGCATTCCGCCTTCGCGCGCATCCCGCAAGCGCCTCTTGCGCCAGCCATGATGCAGCGACGAACGCAGCCGGCACCGCGATCGTTCCCCTTGCAACCAACGCTAGCGGTGACGCTTCGGAGGTTCATTCCGAATTTGCCCGTAGCGGCGAAATCCGACAGAATGAATTCCCGCCTGATGCAAGATTTCCGGAATGATCTCCCGATGAACAAAAAGAGCCAGAATGGTCCTGCTTTCGATCTGATCGATCGCAAGATTCTTGCTGCGTTGCGGGATGACGGGCGGCTGACGACACAGGCGCTGGCCGAAAAGGTCGGGCTATCGCCTTCGCCCTGCTGGACGCGGGTGAAGCGCCTGGAGGAATCCGGCGCGATCGAGAAATATGTCGCGCTGCTCGACCACAAGGCGCTCGGCTACAACAATATCGTCTTCGTCGAGATCACGCTCGACAAACATGACGACAAGGTTCTGGACCAGTGCGGCGAGGCGCTGAGCCGGGCGCCGGAGGTGGTCGAGGCGCATCTGGTCACCGGCGAATACGACTATCTCGCCAAGGTCGTGGTCAGCGGCACCGACCATTACGAGCGCTTCCTGCGCGGAACGATCTACCGCATCCCCGGCGTGCGCCAGACGCGGACGACGTTCGGCTTGCGGGCGCTGAAGCGGACGCTGTCGGTCGATCCGCTGAAGGTGGTGGGATGAGCGGCCGTCATGCTCGGGCTC includes:
- a CDS encoding dihydrolipoamide acetyltransferase family protein, whose translation is MAERIIKLPDVGEGIAEAELVEWHVKIGDIVREDDLLAAVMTDKATVEIPSPVEGEVTWVGAEVGDTVAIGSAIVKLKVAGEGAAAANVESEVDTASPHPEEPRSGVSKDASVDTGASATILRDAVPAGTAPQDEGSRSGQRAPAKPAAPTPPPPKPARANTTTAQRRAPGEKPLASPAVRLKAREAGVDLRQVQGTGPAGRVTHQDIDAFLLRGPEPARGGGLVEQSAVTEVKVVGLRRRIAEKMALSKSRIPHITIVEEVNVSALEDLRATLNRKPTPERPKLTLLPFLMRAMVKALAEQPALNALYDDEAGIVRQHAAINIGIATQTPTGLIVPVVKHAEARDLWGCGIELARLAERGRDGTATRDELTGSTITITSLGALGGIATTPVINYPEVAIVGVNKMVVRPVWDGTTFVPRKMMNLSSSFDHRVIDGWDAAVFVQRLKELLENPATLFVDM
- a CDS encoding Lrp/AsnC family transcriptional regulator; this encodes MNKKSQNGPAFDLIDRKILAALRDDGRLTTQALAEKVGLSPSPCWTRVKRLEESGAIEKYVALLDHKALGYNNIVFVEITLDKHDDKVLDQCGEALSRAPEVVEAHLVTGEYDYLAKVVVSGTDHYERFLRGTIYRIPGVRQTRTTFGLRALKRTLSVDPLKVVG
- a CDS encoding 3-methyl-2-oxobutanoate dehydrogenase (2-methylpropanoyl-transferring) subunit alpha; protein product: MSSDKSGQAPAATQPLQFHVPKPASRPGEKPDFSHVVIPKAGSVARPPVDVDPKDIRDLAYSIIRVLNREGEAVGPWVPDLSHEDLIRGLRHMMTLRTFDGRMQMAQRQGKTSFYMQHTGEEAVSCAFRIALQPGDMNFPTYRQAGLLIAHDYPLVDMMCQIYSNERDPMKGRQLPVMYSSKEHGFFSISGNLATQYVQAVGWAMASAIKNDTRIAAAWIGDGSTAESDFHAALVFASTYKAPVVLNVVNNQWAISTFQGIARGGSGTFAARGLGFGIPALRVDGNDYLAVYAVAQWAVERARRNLGPTLVEYVTYRAGAHSTSDDPSAYRPKHESDDWPLGDPLIRLKQHLIAVGAWSEERHKQAEAEILATVIAAQKEAESFGTLHSGGKPSARDIFEDVYAELPPHLRRQRQQIGV
- a CDS encoding alpha-ketoacid dehydrogenase subunit beta — protein: MARMTMIEAIRSAMDVAMGRDDDVVVFGEDVGFFGGVFRCTHGLQQKYGVSRCFDAPISEAGIVGTAIGMASYGLKPCIEIQFADYMYPAYDQIVSEAARLRYRSAGDFTCPLVIRMPTGGGIFGGQTHSQSPEALFTHVSGLKTIVPSNPYDAKGLLIAAIEDPDPVIFLEPKRLYNGPFDGHHDRPITAWSKHELAEVPEGHYTVPLGKAATRREGSAVTILAYGTMVHVALAAAEDTGVDAEVIDLRTLVPLDLEAILASVRKTGRCIVLHEATLTSGFGGELAALVQEHCFYHLEAPVMRVTGWDTPYPHAQEWDYFPGPARLGQALLDIMEAR